One segment of Streptomyces sp. NBC_01463 DNA contains the following:
- a CDS encoding aminodeoxychorismate/anthranilate synthase component II has translation MSARILVVDNYDSFVFNLVQYLYQLGAECEVLRNDEVTTAHAQDGFNGVLLSPGPGTPEHAGVCVDMVRHCAATGVPVFGVCLGMQSMAVAYGGVVDRAPELLHGKTSPVIHEGGGVFAGLPSPFTATRYHSLAAEPDTVPDELEVTARTADGIIMGLRHRELAVEGVQFHPESVLTEHGHLMLANWLAQCGDTGAVERSAGLAPVVGKAVA, from the coding sequence GTGAGCGCCCGCATCCTGGTCGTCGACAACTACGACAGCTTCGTCTTCAACCTCGTGCAGTACCTCTACCAGCTGGGCGCCGAGTGCGAGGTGCTGCGCAACGACGAGGTGACCACGGCCCACGCGCAGGACGGCTTCAACGGCGTCCTGCTCTCGCCGGGCCCCGGCACCCCCGAGCACGCGGGTGTCTGCGTCGACATGGTGCGGCACTGCGCGGCGACCGGTGTCCCGGTCTTCGGCGTCTGTCTGGGCATGCAGTCGATGGCGGTGGCGTACGGCGGTGTGGTGGACCGCGCCCCCGAGCTGCTGCACGGCAAGACCTCCCCGGTGATCCACGAGGGCGGGGGCGTGTTCGCCGGCCTGCCCTCCCCGTTCACCGCGACCCGCTACCACTCGCTCGCCGCCGAACCGGACACGGTCCCCGATGAGCTGGAGGTCACCGCGCGGACGGCCGACGGCATCATCATGGGGCTGCGCCACCGGGAGCTGGCGGTCGAGGGAGTGCAGTTCCATCCGGAGTCGGTGCTCACCGAACACGGCCATCTGATGCTGGCGAACTGGCTGGCACAGTGCGGTGACACCGGCGCCGTCGAGAGGTCGGCGGGACTCGCGCCGGTGGTGGGCAAGGCCGTCGCGTGA
- a CDS encoding protein kinase: protein MGEVFAGRYELIDPIGRGGVGAVWRAWDHRRRRYVAAKVLQQSDAHTLLRFVREQALRIEHPHVLAPASWAADDDKVLFTMDLVSGGSLAHVIGDYGPLPPRFVCTLLDQLLSGLSTVHAEGVVHRDIKPANILMEATGTGRPHLRLSDFGISMRKGEPRLTETNYVVGTPGYFAPEQMMGAEPDFPADLFAVGLVALYLLQGQKPDSQALVEHFASYGTPSAPQGIPEPLWQVLAGLLQPDPQARFRTATGARKALTAAVEMLPEPGIDDEPVEVFDQIGPLPAGFGPTGPEQASRTSHTSEAPQTPQASPQASQAPQATGQQPYAQPQPPSAMSETGSFHLPPPPQHPTPAPQAMTPVAAHPAQQAAPYPAAVPDASQAPTAAVPHDQPLTRAYTAQHPQAPQVSHAPVASHAAPAPQTRPGPSPKVAVPVLLVALICFAVGIWALTQA from the coding sequence ATGGGTGAGGTCTTCGCTGGTCGGTACGAACTGATCGATCCGATCGGACGTGGTGGGGTCGGTGCTGTCTGGCGTGCCTGGGATCACCGGCGCCGCCGTTATGTGGCGGCCAAGGTCCTCCAGCAGAGCGACGCGCACACGCTGCTGCGCTTCGTGCGGGAGCAGGCCCTGCGGATCGAGCATCCGCACGTGCTCGCCCCGGCGAGCTGGGCGGCGGACGACGACAAGGTCCTGTTCACGATGGACCTGGTCAGCGGTGGCTCGCTGGCCCATGTCATCGGTGACTACGGCCCGTTGCCCCCCAGGTTCGTCTGCACGCTCCTCGACCAGCTGCTGTCCGGGCTGTCGACGGTGCACGCCGAAGGGGTCGTCCACCGGGACATCAAGCCGGCGAACATCCTGATGGAGGCCACCGGAACGGGACGGCCGCACCTGCGGCTCTCCGACTTCGGGATCTCCATGCGCAAGGGCGAGCCGCGCCTCACCGAGACGAACTACGTGGTGGGGACGCCGGGTTACTTCGCCCCCGAGCAGATGATGGGCGCGGAGCCGGACTTCCCCGCCGACCTCTTCGCGGTCGGCCTCGTCGCCCTCTATCTGCTCCAAGGCCAGAAGCCCGACTCCCAGGCGCTCGTCGAGCACTTCGCCTCGTACGGGACGCCGAGCGCCCCGCAGGGCATCCCCGAACCGCTGTGGCAGGTCCTCGCGGGGCTGTTGCAGCCGGACCCGCAGGCCCGCTTCCGTACGGCCACGGGCGCGCGCAAGGCCCTCACCGCCGCCGTCGAGATGCTGCCCGAACCCGGGATCGACGACGAGCCGGTGGAGGTCTTCGACCAAATCGGCCCGCTGCCCGCCGGGTTCGGCCCCACGGGCCCCGAGCAGGCCTCCCGGACCTCCCACACCTCCGAGGCCCCTCAGACCCCCCAGGCATCCCCTCAGGCCTCTCAGGCACCTCAGGCAACGGGGCAGCAGCCGTACGCGCAGCCGCAGCCGCCCTCCGCGATGTCGGAGACGGGCAGCTTCCACCTCCCGCCGCCCCCGCAACACCCCACGCCCGCGCCCCAGGCGATGACGCCCGTCGCGGCGCATCCGGCCCAGCAGGCCGCCCCCTACCCCGCTGCCGTACCGGACGCCTCGCAGGCCCCCACCGCCGCGGTGCCGCACGACCAGCCGCTCACCCGGGCCTACACCGCCCAGCACCCACAGGCCCCACAGGTCTCCCATGCCCCGGTGGCCTCCCACGCGGCCCCGGCCCCGCAGACGCGTCCGGGACCGTCCCCGAAGGTGGCGGTCCCGGTCCTGCTGGTGGCGCTGATCTGTTTCGCCGTGGGCATCTGGGCGCTGACCCAGGCCTGA
- a CDS encoding DUF5324 family protein: MTRIDSVRAATDSAKDSVQHAAVVVAPYADSAKEQAAHYANEARTLLAPKVSKAAQQARVQYDAHLAPRLELALAHVPPKVDEAAQRAARGTRKAAKSAADYTVPRFEHALAAAQPVAEEATARSSAALAALRGQVTAKEIRKLTKKHDRRARAGRAFKGLAVAGLLAGGAYAVWRWWDKQANPDWLVEPPAPTEVDDRAPLTSVDGSGEPILDPEVQAKQADAEADGRDTVDGKDLDDRP; the protein is encoded by the coding sequence GTGACCCGCATCGACAGCGTGCGCGCCGCAACCGACTCGGCGAAGGACAGCGTGCAGCACGCCGCGGTAGTGGTGGCGCCCTACGCCGACTCGGCCAAGGAGCAGGCCGCTCACTACGCGAACGAGGCACGCACGCTGCTCGCGCCGAAGGTGTCGAAGGCAGCGCAGCAGGCCCGAGTCCAGTACGACGCGCACCTCGCACCACGACTCGAACTCGCCCTCGCACACGTGCCCCCCAAGGTCGACGAGGCGGCACAGCGCGCCGCGCGGGGCACCCGTAAGGCCGCCAAGAGCGCCGCGGACTACACCGTGCCCCGCTTCGAGCACGCCCTCGCCGCCGCCCAGCCCGTGGCCGAGGAGGCCACAGCCCGCAGTTCGGCCGCGCTGGCCGCCCTGCGCGGACAGGTCACGGCGAAGGAGATCAGGAAGCTCACCAAGAAGCACGACCGGCGGGCCAGGGCCGGCCGGGCGTTCAAGGGTCTGGCCGTGGCCGGCCTCCTGGCGGGCGGCGCGTATGCCGTCTGGCGCTGGTGGGACAAGCAGGCCAACCCCGACTGGCTGGTCGAGCCCCCCGCCCCCACCGAGGTCGACGACCGCGCCCCGCTGACCTCGGTCGACGGCAGCGGCGAGCCGATCCTGGACCCTGAGGTCCAGGCGAAGCAGGCCGACGCCGAGGCGGACGGCCGGGACACCGTGGACGGCAAGGACCTGGACGACCGTCCCTGA
- the crgA gene encoding cell division protein CrgA, whose protein sequence is MPKSRIRKKADFTPPPAKQATNIKLTNRSWVAPVMLALFLIGLAWIVVFYVTDGDLPIDSLGNWNIVVGFGFIAGGFGVSTQWK, encoded by the coding sequence GTGCCGAAGTCACGTATCCGCAAGAAGGCCGACTTCACGCCCCCTCCGGCGAAGCAGGCAACCAACATAAAGCTGACCAACCGCAGTTGGGTCGCGCCGGTGATGCTGGCGCTGTTCCTGATCGGTCTGGCCTGGATCGTCGTGTTCTACGTGACCGACGGCGACCTGCCGATCGATTCGCTGGGGAACTGGAACATCGTCGTCGGCTTCGGCTTCATCGCCGGCGGCTTCGGTGTCTCGACCCAGTGGAAGTAG
- a CDS encoding DNA-binding protein → MDAAQQEATARARDLQRSWYGEPLGALFRRLIDDLGLNQARLAAVLGLSAPMLSQLMSGQRAKIGNPAVVQRVQALQELASQVADGSVSAGEATDRMEEIKKSQGGSVLTGTGQTTTTGGAPTVRRVVREIQSLLRSVAAAGDIIDAADSLAPTHPELAEFLRVYGAGRTADAVAHYEGHQN, encoded by the coding sequence ATGGATGCAGCGCAGCAAGAGGCAACGGCGAGAGCCAGGGATCTTCAGCGCAGTTGGTACGGGGAGCCGTTGGGCGCGCTCTTCCGCCGGCTGATCGATGATCTCGGTCTGAACCAGGCCCGGCTCGCCGCGGTGCTCGGGCTGTCCGCCCCCATGCTCTCCCAGCTCATGAGCGGTCAGCGGGCGAAGATCGGCAACCCCGCGGTCGTCCAGCGCGTCCAGGCGCTCCAGGAACTCGCCAGTCAGGTCGCGGACGGCAGCGTCAGCGCGGGAGAGGCCACCGACCGCATGGAAGAGATCAAGAAGTCCCAGGGCGGCTCCGTGCTCACCGGCACCGGCCAGACCACGACGACCGGCGGCGCCCCCACCGTGCGCCGTGTGGTCCGCGAGATCCAGTCGCTGCTGCGGTCCGTCGCGGCCGCCGGTGACATCATCGATGCCGCGGACTCCCTCGCCCCGACCCACCCGGAACTGGCAGAGTTCCTCAGGGTCTACGGCGCAGGGCGCACCGCGGACGCCGTGGCGCACTACGAGGGCCACCAGAACTAG
- a CDS encoding DUF3566 domain-containing protein yields MTDTRGPQPQYEGYATGPLPGEREPAPGQAGPYHPPQAYPSPPGGTQGGGRPRGGQQGGMPGAGTAQATRRPRTGARTTPRTRKARLRVAKADPWSVMKVSFLLSIALGICTVIASAVLWMVMDAMGVFSTVGGTISEATGSNEGNGFDLQSFLSLPRVLIFTSVIAVIDVVLATALATLGAFIYNLSAGFVGGVELTLAEDE; encoded by the coding sequence GTGACGGATACCCGGGGCCCTCAGCCCCAGTACGAGGGTTACGCGACCGGGCCGTTGCCCGGTGAGCGGGAACCCGCACCGGGGCAGGCGGGCCCTTACCACCCGCCGCAGGCCTACCCCTCGCCCCCGGGCGGGACCCAGGGAGGCGGCCGGCCCCGCGGGGGCCAGCAGGGCGGCATGCCGGGCGCAGGCACGGCACAGGCGACCCGCAGACCCCGGACGGGGGCGCGGACCACTCCGCGCACCCGCAAGGCGCGTCTGCGGGTGGCCAAGGCGGATCCGTGGTCGGTGATGAAGGTCAGCTTCCTGCTGTCCATCGCACTGGGCATCTGCACGGTGATCGCGTCGGCGGTCCTGTGGATGGTGATGGACGCGATGGGCGTCTTCTCCACCGTGGGCGGCACGATCAGCGAGGCGACCGGTTCCAACGAGGGCAACGGCTTCGACCTGCAGTCGTTCCTGTCGCTGCCGCGGGTCCTCATCTTCACCTCGGTCATCGCGGTGATCGATGTGGTGCTGGCGACCGCGCTGGCGACGCTGGGCGCCTTCATCTACAACTTGTCGGCCGGCTTCGTGGGCGGTGTCGAGCTCACGCTGGCCGAGGACGAGTAG
- a CDS encoding VWA domain-containing protein: protein MTARTHHRTARAGTLIGGALFALVAGALPALAGPPGAGAAVDAARSDGSGSLVMVLDSSGSMGDDDGTGHTRMESARTAVGTVVDGLPDGYPTGLRVYGADHPQGCTDTRLVRPVQKLDRAAVKRAVAGVRPRGDTPIGLSLRKAAQDLPEPTGGAIGTRTVLLISDGEDNCGTSQPCEVAEQLGREGIGLRIDTVGFQVKGAARKQLECIANAGNGRYYDAPDAKALARQLQRASQLSADGYRLRGRRVAGAATADRAPVLVPGQYLDTIGPGEKRYYAADLDSESTVDLAATAVPQPGAAVDTFDALSTRIEYDEHGSCGTHTERFAQKEGAVPLTSAVARIRSKTGTRTCDRAGRYRLVVERESKKGSDAARWPLELVLGAEAPLAKGVTPAQSQTEYGRGGKEATLPAGNPRDVRGGTGFNDARTIAQGVWRDRILPSQTLWYKVPASWGQQVRYDVEFANEPTVDGTAATYSYGATRLYTPARHPLTGGGEFSTSTMYSGRPSAVAMGGVPVAWTNRYEDRTDVQPVHAGGEFYISVTLGAQAAEIAENPQIGLVLRVSVLGEARTGPEHGAPAAAGKAGGEAGQDADKRGDSIASADSGGAGGAGWTGIAAAAGAGVMAVLVAVFVYVRSRRGSAARTTRGSA from the coding sequence GTGACGGCACGCACACACCACCGCACTGCGCGGGCGGGGACATTGATCGGCGGGGCGCTGTTCGCCCTGGTGGCAGGCGCGCTGCCGGCCCTGGCGGGTCCGCCCGGTGCCGGCGCCGCGGTGGACGCGGCCCGGTCCGACGGAAGCGGCAGCCTGGTCATGGTGCTCGACTCGTCCGGCTCGATGGGGGACGACGACGGGACCGGGCACACCCGGATGGAGAGTGCCCGCACGGCCGTCGGCACGGTCGTGGACGGTCTGCCCGACGGTTATCCGACCGGTCTGCGGGTGTACGGCGCCGACCACCCGCAGGGCTGCACGGACACCCGGCTGGTCCGCCCGGTGCAGAAGCTCGACCGGGCCGCGGTGAAGCGGGCCGTCGCGGGCGTACGGCCCCGGGGCGACACCCCCATCGGCCTGTCGCTGCGCAAAGCGGCCCAGGACCTGCCGGAACCCACGGGCGGCGCCATCGGTACGCGCACGGTCCTGCTGATCTCCGACGGAGAGGACAACTGCGGTACGTCGCAGCCCTGCGAGGTCGCCGAACAGCTCGGCAGGGAGGGGATCGGGCTGCGGATCGACACGGTCGGCTTCCAGGTGAAGGGCGCGGCCCGCAAGCAACTGGAGTGCATCGCGAACGCGGGCAACGGCCGCTACTACGACGCACCCGACGCCAAGGCGCTGGCCCGCCAGCTCCAGCGTGCCTCGCAGCTCTCCGCGGACGGCTACCGCCTCCGGGGCCGGCGCGTCGCGGGCGCGGCCACCGCGGACCGGGCGCCCGTGCTCGTACCGGGGCAGTATCTGGACACCATCGGCCCGGGCGAGAAGCGCTACTACGCCGCCGATCTGGACTCCGAGTCCACGGTGGACCTCGCGGCGACGGCGGTGCCGCAGCCGGGTGCGGCCGTGGACACGTTCGACGCGCTGAGCACCAGGATCGAGTACGACGAGCACGGCTCCTGCGGGACGCACACCGAGCGTTTCGCGCAGAAGGAGGGGGCCGTACCGCTGACGTCGGCGGTCGCCCGCATCCGCTCGAAGACGGGGACGCGTACCTGCGACCGGGCGGGCCGGTACCGGCTGGTGGTGGAGCGGGAGAGCAAGAAGGGCTCGGACGCCGCACGTTGGCCGCTGGAGCTCGTGCTCGGGGCGGAGGCGCCGCTGGCGAAGGGCGTGACGCCCGCCCAGTCGCAGACGGAGTACGGCCGGGGCGGCAAGGAGGCCACGCTGCCCGCGGGCAACCCGCGGGACGTGCGCGGCGGCACCGGGTTCAACGACGCCCGGACCATCGCCCAGGGCGTGTGGCGCGACCGGATCCTGCCCTCCCAGACGCTCTGGTACAAGGTCCCGGCGAGCTGGGGCCAGCAGGTGCGCTACGACGTGGAGTTCGCGAACGAGCCCACGGTGGACGGGACGGCCGCCACGTACTCCTACGGCGCGACCCGGCTTTACACGCCGGCCCGCCATCCGCTCACCGGGGGCGGCGAGTTCAGCACGAGCACGATGTACAGCGGCCGTCCTTCGGCGGTCGCGATGGGTGGTGTCCCGGTCGCCTGGACGAACCGCTACGAGGACCGGACCGACGTCCAGCCGGTGCACGCCGGGGGCGAGTTCTACATTTCGGTCACGCTGGGCGCGCAGGCCGCCGAGATCGCGGAGAATCCGCAGATCGGTCTGGTGCTGCGGGTGTCGGTGCTCGGCGAGGCACGCACCGGACCGGAGCACGGCGCCCCCGCCGCGGCAGGGAAGGCGGGCGGCGAGGCGGGCCAGGATGCGGACAAGAGGGGCGATTCGATCGCGTCCGCAGACAGCGGTGGTGCGGGAGGGGCAGGATGGACCGGCATCGCGGCTGCTGCCGGGGCGGGCGTCATGGCCGTACTGGTCGCCGTGTTCGTATATGTACGCAGCCGCCGCGGGTCAGCCGCACGGACGACGAGGGGAAGCGCGTGA
- a CDS encoding DLW-39 family protein: protein MKKLLLVALAAIGGLLVYRQIQADRAEQDLWTEATDSVPAGSGV from the coding sequence GTGAAGAAGCTTCTCCTGGTCGCACTGGCCGCCATCGGCGGGCTCCTCGTGTACCGCCAGATCCAGGCGGATCGCGCCGAGCAGGATCTGTGGACGGAGGCGACTGACTCCGTGCCCGCAGGTTCGGGTGTGTGA
- a CDS encoding peptidylprolyl isomerase → MAEQLYATLKTNQGDIEIRLLPNHAPKTVRNFVELATGEREWTHPATGAKSTDRLYDGTVFHRVISGFMIQGGDPLGNGTGGPGYEFGDEFHPDLAFTKPYLLAMANAGPGTNGSQFFLTVSPTAWLTGKHTIFGEVVDPASQKVIDAIAAIPTNARTDRPLDDVVIESVVVEKR, encoded by the coding sequence GTGGCCGAGCAGCTTTACGCCACCTTGAAGACCAACCAGGGCGACATCGAGATCCGGCTCCTGCCGAACCACGCGCCGAAGACGGTCAGGAACTTCGTCGAGCTCGCCACCGGTGAGCGCGAGTGGACCCACCCCGCGACCGGGGCCAAGTCCACGGACCGGCTGTACGACGGCACCGTCTTCCACCGGGTCATCAGCGGCTTCATGATCCAGGGCGGCGACCCGCTGGGCAACGGCACCGGGGGTCCGGGGTACGAGTTCGGTGACGAGTTCCACCCCGACCTCGCCTTCACCAAGCCGTACCTGCTGGCCATGGCCAACGCGGGCCCGGGCACCAACGGCTCGCAGTTCTTCCTGACCGTGTCGCCGACCGCATGGCTGACCGGCAAGCACACCATCTTCGGCGAGGTGGTGGACCCGGCGAGCCAGAAGGTGATCGACGCCATCGCGGCCATCCCGACCAACGCGCGCACCGACCGCCCGCTGGACGACGTGGTCATCGAGTCGGTCGTCGTCGAGAAGCGCTGA
- a CDS encoding class E sortase, which translates to MSVRLIVRTFSELCITVGALIVLFVVYVLFWTGVKAAGATEGQIDALQKQWAQGAVVTPAPAPAPAPSASPETPDPKAPDHKALRDGKPFAMLYIPRFGKSWERPVLENTEVKTLQKGLGHYRGTAGPGETGNFAVAGHRRTYGDPFKDFPKLRPGDAVLVTDGTTWFTYRIDKKPYRTVPSDVGVIDPVPRKSGFDGPGRYLTLTTCEPEWGSSHRLIAWAHLDATQPVTDGRPAALRS; encoded by the coding sequence GTGTCGGTGCGACTGATCGTCAGGACGTTCAGCGAGCTGTGCATCACCGTCGGCGCCCTGATCGTTCTCTTTGTGGTGTACGTCCTGTTCTGGACGGGAGTGAAGGCCGCGGGTGCGACCGAGGGCCAGATCGACGCCCTGCAGAAGCAGTGGGCCCAGGGAGCGGTGGTCACGCCCGCACCCGCACCGGCGCCCGCCCCGTCGGCGTCACCGGAGACGCCCGACCCGAAAGCCCCGGACCACAAGGCCCTCCGCGACGGAAAGCCGTTCGCGATGCTGTACATACCCCGCTTCGGCAAGAGCTGGGAGCGGCCCGTCCTGGAGAACACCGAGGTCAAGACCTTGCAGAAGGGGCTGGGCCACTACCGCGGCACGGCCGGCCCCGGCGAGACGGGCAACTTCGCGGTGGCCGGGCACCGCCGCACCTACGGAGACCCGTTCAAGGACTTCCCGAAACTGCGCCCCGGCGACGCGGTGCTGGTGACGGACGGGACGACGTGGTTCACGTACCGCATCGACAAGAAGCCGTACCGCACCGTGCCGAGCGATGTCGGGGTCATCGACCCGGTCCCCCGCAAGTCCGGTTTCGACGGGCCCGGCCGCTATCTGACGCTGACCACCTGCGAGCCGGAATGGGGCAGCAGCCACCGGCTGATCGCCTGGGCGCACCTGGACGCGACGCAGCCGGTGACCGACGGCAGGCCGGCGGCCCTCCGCAGCTGA
- a CDS encoding rhomboid family intramembrane serine protease: MDQQPPGGQDPSPSVDGPVSCYRHPGRETAVRCTRCERPICPDCMVSASVGFQCPDCVREGSGTGHHPAANSPRTVAGGTVAADPRLVTKILLGINLAVFVAVLANKALVDDLVLLGRANFYYGGPPEGIAEGQWYRLVTSMFLHQEVWHIAFNMLGLWWLGGPLEAALGRARYLALYLISGLAGGALTYWLAAENQPSLGASGAIFGLLGATVVLMRRLNYDMRPVFTLLALNLVITFNPWGGIAWQAHVGGLVAGALIGIGMVHAPRERRNLVQFGTCAAVLLVVILIVVARTASLT; encoded by the coding sequence ATGGACCAGCAGCCGCCCGGCGGCCAGGACCCGAGCCCGTCCGTCGACGGTCCGGTCAGCTGTTACCGCCACCCGGGCCGTGAGACGGCGGTTCGCTGCACCCGCTGCGAGCGCCCGATCTGCCCCGACTGCATGGTCAGCGCCTCGGTCGGCTTCCAGTGCCCCGACTGCGTGCGCGAGGGGTCGGGTACGGGACACCACCCGGCGGCGAACAGTCCGCGCACGGTCGCCGGCGGCACCGTCGCGGCCGATCCCCGGCTGGTCACCAAGATCCTGCTGGGGATCAACCTCGCGGTGTTCGTCGCGGTGCTGGCCAACAAGGCCCTGGTCGACGACCTGGTGCTGCTGGGCCGGGCCAACTTCTACTACGGCGGTCCGCCCGAGGGCATCGCCGAAGGCCAGTGGTACCGGCTGGTGACGTCGATGTTCCTGCACCAGGAGGTGTGGCACATCGCCTTCAACATGCTGGGACTGTGGTGGCTGGGCGGTCCGCTGGAGGCGGCGCTCGGCCGCGCCCGCTATCTCGCGCTCTATCTGATCTCCGGGCTGGCGGGCGGCGCCCTGACCTACTGGCTCGCCGCGGAGAACCAGCCCTCGCTGGGTGCTTCGGGTGCCATCTTCGGTCTGCTGGGCGCCACCGTCGTCCTGATGCGCCGGCTGAACTACGACATGCGCCCGGTCTTCACGCTCCTCGCGCTCAACCTGGTCATCACCTTCAACCCCTGGGGCGGCATCGCCTGGCAGGCCCATGTGGGCGGGCTGGTCGCCGGTGCGCTGATCGGGATCGGCATGGTGCACGCGCCACGGGAGCGGCGGAATCTGGTGCAGTTCGGCACCTGTGCCGCGGTGCTGCTCGTGGTGATCCTGATCGTCGTCGCGAGAACGGCCTCGCTGACGTAA
- a CDS encoding DUF881 domain-containing protein gives MSNSADSPPGPVRRTFRHPAKVLTAAVFALAGLIFVTSANTAKGTNIRTDSSLLKLSDLIQQRSEKNAALDESAASVRQDIDTLAQRDDGSTKAEDARLKALERAAGTSKLSGRAVSVTLDDAPQNATASPGYPDPQPNDLVIHQQDLQAVVNALWQGGARGVKVMDQRLISTSAVRCVGNTLILQGRVYSPPYKITAVGDPGKLERALNASPAIQNYLLYVKAYGLGWKVDEHEAVTLPGYSGTVDLHYAEPVK, from the coding sequence TTGAGCAATTCTGCCGACTCTCCCCCAGGGCCGGTCCGGCGCACCTTCCGGCATCCGGCCAAAGTGCTCACGGCTGCCGTTTTCGCCCTGGCCGGACTCATCTTCGTGACCAGTGCGAACACCGCCAAGGGCACCAATATCCGTACGGACTCCTCGCTGCTGAAACTCTCCGATCTCATTCAGCAGCGCAGCGAGAAGAACGCCGCTCTGGACGAGTCCGCCGCCTCCGTGCGCCAGGACATCGACACCCTCGCCCAGCGCGACGACGGCAGCACCAAGGCGGAGGACGCCCGGCTGAAGGCGCTGGAGCGGGCCGCCGGCACCTCGAAGCTCTCGGGCCGGGCCGTGTCCGTCACCCTCGACGATGCCCCGCAGAACGCCACCGCGAGCCCCGGCTACCCCGATCCGCAACCCAATGACCTGGTCATTCACCAGCAGGACCTCCAGGCCGTGGTGAACGCCCTGTGGCAGGGCGGCGCCCGTGGCGTCAAGGTCATGGACCAGCGGCTGATCTCCACCAGCGCGGTGCGCTGCGTCGGCAACACCCTGATCCTCCAGGGGCGCGTCTACTCACCGCCGTACAAGATCACCGCCGTGGGCGACCCGGGGAAGCTGGAGCGCGCGCTCAACGCCTCCCCGGCGATCCAGAACTACCTGCTCTACGTGAAGGCCTACGGGCTCGGCTGGAAAGTCGACGAGCACGAGGCGGTGACTCTTCCCGGCTACTCGGGCACAGTGGATCTCCACTATGCGGAGCCGGTGAAGTAG
- a CDS encoding DUF6344 domain-containing protein translates to MSTFKAKSIWTAFITAFFALLASLGLASSTAAATEATVTEPATTTQQHTGAATATVTTPSVRWTLPRDRALPPTMKQRIRAEAHGSSPATRHLSADTTDTANTTSTARASHGAPAGDASLLPP, encoded by the coding sequence ATGAGCACCTTCAAGGCCAAGAGCATCTGGACCGCCTTCATCACCGCGTTCTTCGCACTCCTGGCGTCGCTGGGCCTGGCAAGCTCCACCGCCGCGGCCACGGAAGCCACGGTCACGGAGCCGGCGACCACGACCCAGCAGCACACGGGGGCGGCCACGGCAACCGTGACCACACCGTCCGTGCGATGGACCCTTCCGCGTGACCGGGCCCTGCCGCCCACGATGAAGCAGCGGATCCGCGCCGAGGCCCACGGCTCCTCACCCGCCACCCGGCACCTGTCCGCAGACACGACGGACACCGCGAACACCACCAGCACCGCCCGCGCCTCGCACGGAGCCCCGGCGGGGGACGCGTCCCTCCTCCCGCCCTGA